The following proteins are encoded in a genomic region of Micrococcaceae bacterium Sec5.8:
- a CDS encoding DUF2516 family protein — MDGRALIFYVETGIYFLLALVALALEVWAFFDCLRHKGNAFEAVSKRTKTFWLALTGGAMAVGLLSVVGGGGGGLLGPLGLFGLVAVTAASVYLADVRPAVKDAGRGGNRNTGPYGPW; from the coding sequence ATGGACGGACGCGCGCTTATTTTCTATGTCGAAACCGGGATTTACTTTCTCCTGGCCCTGGTAGCCCTTGCCCTGGAGGTGTGGGCGTTCTTCGACTGCCTGCGGCACAAGGGAAACGCTTTTGAAGCCGTGTCCAAGCGCACCAAAACTTTCTGGCTCGCTCTCACCGGCGGTGCCATGGCTGTGGGCCTGCTCTCCGTGGTGGGCGGCGGCGGCGGAGGCCTGCTCGGCCCGCTGGGATTGTTCGGACTTGTCGCCGTGACGGCTGCGTCCGTCTATCTTGCCGACGTCCGGCCTGCGGTGAAGGATGCCGGCCGTGGCGGGAACCGCAACACGGGCCCCTACGGACCCTGGTAG
- a CDS encoding class I SAM-dependent methyltransferase: MEKRGAAKGASRAGRPVGNITRGTTNPNRMRRLDRWLAGPQAWRLRTAADPLVVDLGYGASPATAVELFERLSVIRPDVRVVGVEIEPERVRLANELERPGLSFQLGGFELPVAGRPVLVRAFNVLRQYEEADVEAIWRLVQGRLAPEGLFIDGTCDEIGRRVTWVALDAGRPLSLSLSMRFGSFALPSDVAERLPKALIHRNIPGERIHTFLQAMDQAWLEAAPLAAFGNQQRWTAMCRSLRGAGWPVQDGPSRWRLGELTVGWDAVAPYQGP, encoded by the coding sequence ATGGAAAAACGAGGTGCGGCCAAGGGCGCATCCCGCGCCGGCAGGCCGGTGGGCAACATCACCCGCGGCACCACCAACCCCAACCGGATGCGGCGCCTGGACCGTTGGCTGGCCGGCCCGCAGGCCTGGCGGCTGCGCACGGCCGCCGATCCCCTCGTCGTCGATCTGGGTTACGGCGCGTCCCCGGCCACCGCCGTCGAACTCTTCGAGCGGTTGTCCGTGATCCGCCCGGACGTGCGCGTGGTGGGCGTGGAAATTGAACCTGAACGGGTCCGGCTGGCCAACGAACTGGAACGGCCGGGACTGAGCTTCCAGTTGGGCGGCTTCGAACTGCCGGTGGCCGGACGGCCCGTCCTGGTGCGGGCATTCAATGTGCTGCGGCAGTACGAGGAAGCGGACGTCGAGGCCATCTGGCGGCTGGTGCAGGGCCGGCTCGCCCCGGAGGGACTGTTCATTGACGGCACCTGCGACGAAATCGGCCGCCGGGTCACCTGGGTGGCACTGGACGCCGGGCGGCCCTTGAGCCTGAGTCTGTCCATGCGGTTCGGAAGTTTTGCGTTGCCCTCGGACGTCGCCGAGCGGCTGCCGAAGGCACTGATCCACCGGAACATCCCGGGCGAGAGAATCCATACGTTCCTGCAGGCAATGGACCAGGCCTGGCTGGAAGCTGCGCCACTGGCCGCTTTCGGGAACCAGCAGCGCTGGACGGCCATGTGCCGTTCACTCCGGGGTGCCGGCTGGCCGGTTCAGGACGGCCCGTCCCGGTGGCGCCTGGGCGAACTCACGGTGGGCTGGGACGCCGTCGCGCCCTACCAGGGTCCGTAG
- a CDS encoding phosphoglyceromutase, with protein MTYKLILLRHGHSEWNAKNLFTGWVDVDLNDQGRAEAVRGGELLVENNILPDVLYTSLLKRAINTANMTLDKADRGWIPVKRDWRLNERHYGALQGKDKAQTLAEYGEEQFMMWRRSYDTPPPPLDDDSEFSQAHDPRYADLGDALPRTECLKDVLVRLLPYWESDIKEDLKAGKTVLVTAHGNSLRALVKHLDGISDEAIAGLNIPTGIPLVYELDENFKPLTPGGTYLDPAAAAEAIKAVANQGKK; from the coding sequence ATGACTTATAAGCTGATTCTGCTGCGCCACGGCCACAGCGAATGGAACGCCAAGAACCTGTTCACCGGCTGGGTGGACGTTGACCTCAACGACCAGGGCCGGGCCGAGGCGGTCCGCGGCGGCGAGCTTCTCGTGGAGAACAACATCCTCCCCGACGTCCTGTACACCTCTTTGCTGAAGCGGGCCATCAACACCGCGAACATGACCCTGGACAAGGCGGACCGCGGCTGGATCCCCGTCAAGCGGGACTGGCGGCTCAACGAGCGCCACTACGGCGCGCTGCAAGGCAAGGACAAGGCCCAGACCCTCGCGGAATACGGCGAAGAGCAGTTCATGATGTGGCGCCGGTCGTACGACACCCCGCCGCCGCCCCTGGACGATGACTCCGAGTTCTCCCAGGCGCACGATCCGCGCTACGCGGACCTCGGCGATGCGCTGCCCCGCACCGAATGCCTCAAAGATGTCCTGGTCCGGCTCCTGCCCTACTGGGAATCGGACATCAAGGAGGACCTTAAGGCCGGCAAGACCGTCCTGGTCACGGCGCACGGCAACTCACTGCGTGCCCTCGTCAAGCATCTGGACGGCATCAGCGATGAAGCCATCGCCGGTTTGAACATCCCCACCGGCATCCCGCTGGTCTACGAACTGGACGAGAACTTCAAGCCGCTTACCCCCGGTGGCACGTATCTTGACCCTGCGGCCGCTGCCGAGGCCATCAAGGCCGTCGCGAACCAGGGCAAGAAGTAG